From one Bacteroides fragilis NCTC 9343 genomic stretch:
- a CDS encoding L,D-transpeptidase Cds6 family protein — MKTIQIKFILLIAFLQLSVFAKAQYATDFHLTDMDNANLKEAVQVNITNLLTEINSAYVEKRLPDFSKISMAMEVQNSIRMLWENTPFRCAETEVIERCLNMNGTYQVRNIPLFLSQPDGSKDEYQEGVIGFDSQAKITDFHLAISTNLYTKVLVAGKEVADFRYRQLILDYVEQFRTAYNTKDLIFLNQIFSDDALIITGKVIRSVPSEMNHFVASEKVVYNKQSKKEYLSRLKTIFGANKRIHVIFDEINVVKHPAKEGFYGVTLKQGYTSDSYHDEGYLFLLWDFTNEDAPKIHVRTWQPEMLNATTKLPEEEIFTCDDFEVE; from the coding sequence ATGAAAACGATACAAATCAAATTTATCTTATTAATTGCTTTTCTTCAATTATCTGTCTTTGCTAAAGCACAATATGCTACTGATTTTCATTTGACAGATATGGATAATGCAAATTTAAAAGAAGCTGTACAAGTTAATATCACCAATTTATTAACGGAAATAAATAGTGCTTACGTTGAAAAGCGTTTGCCTGATTTTTCAAAGATCAGCATGGCGATGGAGGTGCAGAATAGCATTCGCATGCTATGGGAAAATACTCCTTTTCGTTGTGCCGAAACAGAAGTGATAGAACGTTGTCTGAATATGAACGGAACTTATCAGGTACGTAATATTCCTCTTTTCTTATCGCAGCCTGACGGTTCGAAAGACGAATATCAAGAGGGAGTGATTGGTTTTGACTCTCAAGCTAAGATTACTGATTTTCATTTGGCTATTAGCACTAATCTGTATACTAAAGTTCTAGTGGCAGGGAAAGAGGTGGCGGATTTTCGTTACCGTCAGTTGATTCTGGATTACGTCGAACAGTTCCGTACAGCTTACAATACGAAAGATCTTATTTTCTTGAATCAGATATTCAGTGATGATGCTCTGATCATTACCGGTAAGGTGATTCGTTCTGTACCTTCTGAGATGAATCATTTTGTAGCCTCTGAGAAGGTGGTCTATAACAAACAGTCAAAGAAAGAATACCTCTCGCGGTTGAAAACGATTTTTGGAGCTAATAAACGGATTCATGTGATATTTGATGAAATAAATGTAGTGAAACATCCCGCCAAAGAGGGCTTTTATGGAGTGACTTTGAAGCAGGGATACACATCAGACAGCTATCACGACGAAGGCTATCTGTTTTTGTTGTGGGATTTTACAAACGAGGATGCACCTAAAATTCATGTTCGTACCTGGCAACCCGAAATGCTGAATGCTACAACGAAGCTGCCCGAAGAGGAGATATTTACGTGTGATGATTTTGAAGTGGAGTAA
- a CDS encoding leucine-rich repeat domain-containing protein, with amino-acid sequence MKRNNLSLLILLLATAIGSFSACQGDVEEWVNPDQSTSQPVTKAALVEKTVAMTEAGKFASFFQEGELETIQKLRVSGPLDASDIDAIRYQMPRLEVLDMKEVELIESDKTYGAEDHREHYKLKKGVITPKMLQCFSLLVTLVLPKDITEIEDYGIYGNKNLVSIEIPVTVKKVGAHVFKSCSSLQKVDLPNVETLGERVFESCGKLTKVTLSPDLQVIPDYAFQYCGSLADVPLPSSLVSIGVSAFRDCSSLVDVPLPSSLVSIGTGAFANCKSLTSVDMPNTVTTLENGTYQNCTNLKDVKLSDNLKRIGAENDHYSGSSFEGCQNLASIDIPASVSWINSFSFKNCVNLKTVTFHEGLQVIGGKSFQGCSSLVSVSIPKSVTSIGDESFEYCSSLNEMNLSQEGTPEINSSAFAYSGLSSITIPETVTSVGGGILNGCSRLTSIFWECNRDVPNIIDLNSTSCLLYLSHDVKCPSTWKNVIEPGGVAQTIVLKNEKRYLCPKAFTANKISYTREFTMKTIPGKAAGWQTIILPFSVQTITDKDGNRLAPFMAEGDGIWKRFWLRELQADGTYKDVTAIEANKPYLIAMPNAEEYASEYCISGNVTFEADNVSLGETPEIVPTDGGAYSMYGTYDWVTGTRKVYALNLDNWSDGSVYYEKGSVFVPSLRDVAPFECYLQNNNPSASTRGFIGIVGSHASTRAGHPLGSKPSVTDM; translated from the coding sequence ATGAAACGAAATAATTTATCATTACTTATTTTGCTGTTAGCAACAGCTATAGGAAGCTTCTCCGCATGCCAGGGTGATGTGGAGGAATGGGTCAATCCTGATCAGAGTACATCTCAACCGGTGACGAAGGCAGCTTTGGTGGAGAAAACCGTGGCGATGACGGAAGCCGGTAAGTTTGCATCGTTTTTTCAGGAGGGAGAGCTGGAAACGATCCAAAAATTGAGGGTATCCGGCCCTTTGGATGCGAGTGATATCGATGCGATTCGTTATCAAATGCCTAGACTGGAGGTGTTGGATATGAAAGAGGTAGAGTTGATAGAAAGTGATAAAACGTATGGCGCGGAGGATCATCGGGAGCATTATAAACTAAAGAAAGGAGTTATAACCCCCAAAATGCTGCAATGTTTTTCTTTGTTAGTGACTTTGGTATTGCCTAAAGATATAACCGAGATAGAAGATTATGGCATTTACGGTAATAAAAACCTTGTTTCGATTGAAATTCCGGTGACTGTGAAGAAGGTGGGAGCACATGTATTTAAATCTTGTAGCAGTTTGCAAAAAGTAGACCTTCCGAATGTCGAAACTTTAGGTGAAAGAGTTTTTGAAAGTTGTGGCAAACTGACTAAGGTAACCTTGTCTCCTGACTTACAGGTTATTCCTGACTATGCTTTTCAGTATTGTGGTAGTCTTGCTGATGTACCATTACCTTCGTCCTTAGTTAGTATTGGAGTTTCTGCTTTTAGGGATTGTAGTAGTCTTGTTGATGTACCATTACCTTCGTCTTTAGTCAGTATTGGAACTGGCGCCTTTGCTAATTGTAAGAGCTTGACTTCTGTTGATATGCCCAATACGGTTACAACGCTTGAAAACGGTACTTATCAGAACTGTACTAACTTAAAAGACGTAAAGTTGTCCGATAATCTAAAGAGAATAGGAGCAGAAAATGATCATTATAGCGGCAGTTCTTTTGAGGGTTGTCAAAATTTGGCTTCTATTGATATTCCCGCATCTGTATCGTGGATTAACTCTTTTTCGTTTAAGAACTGTGTCAATCTTAAGACCGTAACTTTCCATGAGGGATTGCAAGTCATAGGAGGGAAAAGCTTCCAAGGCTGTTCTAGTCTTGTGTCCGTTTCGATTCCTAAAAGTGTCACGTCCATAGGTGATGAGTCTTTTGAATATTGTTCCAGTCTGAATGAAATGAATCTTTCTCAAGAAGGAACCCCTGAGATTAATAGTTCAGCTTTTGCTTATTCAGGATTAAGTTCTATCACAATCCCCGAAACGGTCACTTCCGTGGGAGGAGGTATTCTGAACGGATGCTCCCGCTTAACTTCTATCTTTTGGGAATGTAATAGAGATGTTCCCAATATTATTGATTTGAATTCCACAAGTTGTTTGCTGTATCTTTCTCACGATGTGAAATGTCCCAGTACCTGGAAGAATGTAATAGAGCCGGGTGGGGTCGCTCAGACTATTGTATTGAAAAACGAGAAGCGCTATCTGTGTCCAAAAGCCTTTACGGCTAACAAAATATCCTATACTCGTGAGTTTACGATGAAAACCATTCCCGGAAAAGCTGCCGGATGGCAGACGATCATTCTTCCTTTCTCTGTACAGACCATTACTGATAAGGACGGAAATCGGCTGGCTCCTTTCATGGCAGAGGGAGATGGTATCTGGAAGCGCTTTTGGCTTCGTGAATTGCAGGCGGACGGAACCTATAAAGATGTCACTGCGATTGAGGCCAACAAACCATATCTGATCGCTATGCCCAATGCGGAAGAGTATGCCAGTGAGTATTGCATCTCGGGTAATGTCACTTTCGAGGCTGACAATGTGTCTCTTGGCGAAACCCCGGAAATAGTTCCCACGGATGGCGGTGCATATTCCATGTATGGCACTTATGACTGGGTAACAGGTACCCGAAAGGTGTATGCTTTGAATCTGGATAATTGGTCGGATGGTAGCGTTTACTACGAAAAAGGCAGTGTGTTTGTCCCATCATTGCGTGATGTCGCTCCTTTTGAATGTTATCTGCAGAATAATAACCCATCGGCATCGACGCGCGGCTTTATCGGCATTGTCGGTTCGCATGCTTCTACCCGTGCCGGTCATCCGCTAGGCTCAAAACCTTCTGTTACGGATATGTAA
- a CDS encoding transglutaminase domain-containing protein, with product MKLKRFWFLSLMAICMPFYGEAQPSSNRYARVDAAILSIPDEYTKKVDTFAEYINRKFKGDEAKMRAIYVWMTHRMAYNVFTTFTSRNEVYSEEKEVQETLSTRKGVCRQFALLFKTLAGKVGIKAYLIDGYGKSGNVVLPEVHEWCVAQVNGEWYFFDPTYDTGYIEDYRFVSAPDDVYFKQLPERFIQTHMPFDPLWQFLKRPYSYSEFEKGVLESGRNVPFFCWQDSLKVYDRQSWVEQLEAARSRILANGKGNDLVDYFLQLNQANTQVGKDSEAIDVYAAATDLQNRAVDSINVFIRYRKAGFRPRKAEAQVRRMIEVSEELTLRADSLINSVHTISPQYKQALLNLRESIMDLAMQIYKHKLFLERYYATKPSLRGNLLRR from the coding sequence ATGAAGTTAAAACGGTTTTGGTTTCTGTCACTTATGGCAATTTGCATGCCTTTTTATGGAGAGGCTCAGCCTTCCTCTAACAGATATGCACGGGTAGATGCCGCTATTTTAAGTATTCCGGATGAATATACGAAGAAGGTAGATACTTTTGCGGAGTATATTAACCGGAAATTTAAGGGAGATGAAGCGAAAATGCGTGCTATTTATGTGTGGATGACCCACCGTATGGCCTATAATGTTTTCACTACTTTTACCTCCCGGAACGAGGTTTATAGCGAGGAAAAGGAGGTGCAGGAGACACTTTCGACCCGAAAAGGAGTATGCCGGCAGTTCGCCCTGCTTTTTAAAACTTTAGCCGGTAAAGTCGGGATAAAAGCATATCTGATTGACGGTTACGGGAAGAGTGGCAATGTGGTGCTTCCAGAAGTGCACGAGTGGTGCGTTGCGCAGGTGAATGGAGAATGGTATTTCTTTGATCCCACTTATGATACGGGATATATTGAGGACTATCGGTTTGTATCGGCGCCGGATGATGTATACTTTAAACAGTTGCCGGAACGCTTCATTCAGACTCATATGCCTTTTGACCCCTTGTGGCAATTCCTGAAACGTCCTTATTCGTATAGTGAATTTGAAAAGGGAGTTTTGGAATCCGGACGGAATGTGCCGTTTTTCTGTTGGCAAGACTCCCTGAAAGTGTACGATCGGCAGAGTTGGGTGGAACAACTGGAGGCGGCTCGGAGTAGAATCCTGGCGAATGGAAAAGGTAATGATTTAGTTGATTATTTTTTGCAGCTAAATCAGGCTAATACACAGGTAGGGAAAGATTCGGAAGCCATTGATGTTTATGCGGCCGCTACCGATCTGCAAAATCGGGCGGTTGATTCTATCAATGTTTTTATTCGTTACCGGAAAGCGGGTTTTCGTCCCCGAAAAGCGGAGGCTCAAGTACGTCGGATGATTGAAGTTTCAGAGGAGTTGACTTTGCGGGCTGATAGCCTGATTAACTCTGTGCATACTATTTCACCCCAATACAAACAGGCTTTACTCAATTTGCGCGAATCGATTATGGATCTGGCAATGCAAATCTATAAACATAAGTTATTTTTGGAGAGGTATTATGCAACAAAACCTTCGTTACGAGGGAATTTATTGAGGAGATAG
- a CDS encoding NUDIX hydrolase — MEKKDEIWQVVSSKYLFRRPWLTVRCDDMLLPNGNHIPEYYILEYPDWVNTIAITKEGKFVFVRQFRPGIGKQLYELCAGVCEKEDASPLVSAQRELLEETGYGKGNWKEYMVISANPSTHTNLTHCFLATDVEQIDTQHLEDTEALTVHLLSLEEVKELLENGQIMQSLHAAPLWKYMAEHKQI, encoded by the coding sequence ATGGAAAAAAAAGACGAAATCTGGCAGGTAGTCAGCAGTAAATATCTATTTCGGCGCCCATGGCTAACCGTACGTTGTGACGACATGCTTTTGCCCAACGGCAATCATATTCCGGAGTATTACATCCTTGAGTATCCCGACTGGGTGAACACCATCGCCATCACCAAAGAAGGAAAGTTTGTATTCGTCCGCCAATTCCGTCCGGGAATAGGTAAACAGCTATACGAACTCTGTGCCGGCGTATGTGAGAAAGAAGACGCTTCACCACTTGTTTCGGCGCAACGGGAGCTACTTGAAGAGACCGGATACGGCAAAGGCAACTGGAAAGAGTATATGGTAATTTCGGCCAATCCGAGTACTCATACCAATCTGACACACTGCTTTCTGGCTACTGATGTGGAGCAAATCGACACACAACACCTGGAAGACACGGAGGCGCTTACAGTACATCTGCTCAGCCTTGAAGAGGTAAAAGAACTACTGGAAAACGGACAGATCATGCAGTCACTGCATGCAGCCCCACTTTGGAAATACATGGCAGAACATAAACAGATCTAA
- a CDS encoding LytR/AlgR family response regulator transcription factor: MKVLIVEDETAAYENLTDILTEITPDIRIMANTESVTQTVGWLQSNPAPDLIFMDIHLSDGSAFAIFDRIELETPIIFTTAYDRYAIEAFKVNSIDYLLKPVKVEDVEHALEKYSKLTRQDLLQYLSQLTLLKPAPRYKDKLLIAHKDKLLPVNIKNISYFYATGKNTYVCLKDGNRYPYSKTLEQIASSLNPEDFIRANKQFIVARDSVTDITIWFDNRLLITLDTEVPERIYVSKNKASEFKTWLVNDK, from the coding sequence ATGAAAGTATTGATTGTAGAAGACGAAACTGCTGCCTATGAAAATTTAACGGATATTCTCACAGAGATAACTCCCGACATCCGGATCATGGCAAATACGGAAAGTGTCACACAAACCGTCGGGTGGTTACAATCTAATCCGGCTCCGGATCTGATATTCATGGATATTCATTTATCGGACGGATCGGCTTTTGCTATTTTCGACAGAATAGAACTGGAGACTCCCATCATATTCACAACCGCTTATGACCGATATGCCATCGAAGCTTTTAAGGTGAACAGCATAGATTATTTATTAAAGCCGGTCAAAGTGGAAGATGTAGAACACGCATTGGAGAAATACAGTAAGCTGACCCGGCAGGACTTATTACAATATTTGTCACAACTGACTCTATTGAAACCTGCACCCAGATACAAAGACAAGTTACTGATTGCACACAAAGACAAGCTGTTACCGGTAAATATAAAAAATATTTCTTATTTTTACGCAACCGGCAAAAATACGTATGTATGCTTAAAAGACGGCAATCGTTATCCATACTCCAAGACTTTGGAACAAATTGCTTCCTCACTGAACCCGGAAGACTTCATCCGGGCCAATAAGCAGTTTATCGTAGCGAGGGATAGCGTAACGGATATAACCATCTGGTTCGACAACCGTCTACTTATCACGCTCGATACAGAAGTACCGGAACGTATTTATGTCAGCAAAAACAAAGCATCGGAATTTAAAACATGGCTTGTAAACGATAAATAA
- a CDS encoding alpha/beta fold hydrolase, which produces MKNAIISLLLLLMVTQYVTAQKKVIKIACIGNSITYGVGTRNPAKDSYPAVLGQMLGDGYEVRNFGVSARTMLMKGDHPYMKEERYRQALAYNPDIVTIKLGTNDTKPQNWRYKSDFKKDMETMIRTIRALPSKPEIYLCYPIPAYAVQWGINDSTIVHGVMPVIDQLAAKYRLKVIDLHTPLTGMKECFADHVHPNEKAAARIARVIYRQLTGKEAPEHVSQPFPGHKSKWQGFDQYTFTYQDRQAIVVCPERAAAGNPWIWRPAFFGAFASVDEALLKRGFHVAYYDLTHLYGSPRARKSGTDFYWNMVQMYGLSPRVTLEGFSRGGLFAYNWAADHPDKVACIYVDAPVCDVFSWPGRSSGNAGLWKGMLDEWGLTEVRMNTFPGNPIDRLKPLADARIPVICVCGDSDRVVPFSENSAVVRQRYTAMGAPFELILKPGVDHHPHSLENPTPVVDFIVRHQAGYEAGQCYTLRGNYQNSYRKFEKERVGTVAFLGGSITEMKGWRDMICEDLKQRFPYTKFTFVAAGIPSTGSTPGAFRLTDDVLSKGKVDLLFVEAAVNDDTNGFSAIEQVRGMEGIVRHALVSNPSMDIMMLHFIYDPFIPKLDKGQMPDVILNHERVANHYLLPSVNLASEIAARMRSGEFTWEQFGGTHPNPLGHAYYAATINKVLDEMYAPCATAKDAAKPHALPAVPLDAYSYTNGRLVDIRQAHIGKGWQLVAPWTPRLAAETRPGFVDVPMLETNRPGAKLTLDFEGTAVGIFCVSGPAAGILEYSVDGAPFKKLDTFTAWSGGLYIPWVYMFDTELPMGKHRLTLRMSKDHHPQSKGTSCQIRQFVVNDSCE; this is translated from the coding sequence ATGAAAAACGCAATTATTTCCTTACTCCTGCTTTTGATGGTCACCCAGTATGTGACGGCACAGAAAAAAGTGATTAAGATAGCCTGTATCGGCAATAGTATAACGTATGGTGTAGGTACGCGCAATCCTGCGAAAGACAGTTATCCCGCTGTGCTGGGGCAGATGCTGGGCGACGGTTATGAAGTCCGGAACTTTGGAGTCAGTGCCCGTACCATGTTGATGAAGGGTGACCATCCTTATATGAAGGAGGAACGCTATCGGCAGGCATTGGCTTATAATCCCGATATTGTGACCATCAAACTTGGAACCAATGATACGAAACCGCAGAACTGGCGGTACAAATCGGATTTTAAGAAGGATATGGAAACGATGATACGGACGATTCGCGCTTTACCCTCAAAACCTGAAATCTACCTGTGTTACCCTATTCCCGCCTATGCTGTACAGTGGGGGATTAATGACAGTACGATTGTACACGGCGTGATGCCGGTTATCGATCAGCTGGCTGCTAAATATCGATTGAAAGTAATCGATCTGCATACTCCGCTGACAGGTATGAAAGAGTGCTTTGCCGATCATGTGCATCCCAATGAAAAAGCTGCAGCCCGCATTGCCCGGGTCATTTATCGGCAACTGACGGGTAAAGAAGCACCTGAACACGTCTCCCAGCCTTTCCCCGGTCATAAAAGCAAGTGGCAGGGATTCGATCAATATACTTTTACCTATCAGGATCGTCAGGCGATTGTTGTTTGCCCCGAACGGGCGGCGGCAGGTAATCCCTGGATTTGGCGTCCTGCTTTTTTCGGTGCTTTTGCTTCGGTAGATGAGGCTTTGCTGAAGCGGGGTTTTCATGTGGCTTATTATGACTTGACCCACCTTTACGGAAGTCCGCGTGCCCGGAAGTCAGGTACCGATTTCTATTGGAATATGGTACAGATGTACGGTCTCTCTCCCCGTGTGACACTCGAAGGCTTTAGTCGGGGAGGATTGTTTGCTTATAATTGGGCAGCCGATCATCCGGATAAAGTGGCTTGTATCTATGTCGATGCTCCGGTTTGCGATGTGTTCAGCTGGCCGGGACGTTCGTCCGGAAATGCCGGATTATGGAAAGGAATGTTGGACGAATGGGGATTGACAGAAGTCCGGATGAATACATTTCCCGGTAATCCGATCGACCGGTTGAAACCTCTGGCGGATGCTCGTATTCCGGTGATTTGTGTATGTGGCGATAGTGACAGGGTAGTGCCGTTTTCCGAAAACTCGGCAGTGGTTCGTCAACGTTATACAGCAATGGGGGCTCCGTTCGAACTTATTCTGAAACCCGGGGTGGATCATCATCCCCACAGTCTGGAGAATCCCACTCCGGTAGTCGATTTTATTGTTCGCCATCAGGCAGGCTATGAAGCCGGACAATGTTATACGCTGAGAGGCAATTATCAGAATTCATATCGGAAGTTTGAGAAAGAACGGGTGGGTACGGTTGCTTTCCTGGGAGGCTCCATCACCGAAATGAAGGGATGGCGGGATATGATTTGCGAAGACTTGAAACAGCGTTTTCCTTATACAAAGTTCACTTTTGTTGCAGCCGGAATTCCTTCGACCGGCAGTACTCCCGGGGCATTCCGCCTGACGGATGATGTGTTGTCCAAAGGCAAAGTCGATCTGCTTTTTGTAGAGGCTGCGGTGAACGATGACACCAATGGATTTAGTGCCATTGAGCAGGTAAGAGGCATGGAAGGCATTGTCCGGCATGCCTTGGTCTCCAATCCGTCAATGGATATCATGATGTTACATTTCATTTACGATCCTTTTATTCCGAAGTTGGATAAAGGGCAGATGCCTGATGTAATTCTGAACCATGAGCGGGTGGCCAATCATTACCTGCTTCCTTCTGTTAATCTTGCTTCTGAGATTGCTGCGCGGATGCGGAGTGGTGAATTCACATGGGAACAGTTTGGCGGCACACATCCCAACCCTTTGGGACATGCCTATTATGCAGCTACCATAAACAAGGTACTCGATGAAATGTATGCCCCTTGCGCTACTGCCAAAGATGCTGCCAAGCCTCATGCTCTTCCTGCCGTGCCACTGGATGCATATAGTTATACAAATGGCAGATTGGTCGATATCCGGCAAGCCCATATAGGTAAAGGTTGGCAGTTGGTTGCTCCATGGACTCCCCGGCTTGCTGCCGAAACGCGTCCGGGCTTTGTCGACGTACCTATGCTTGAGACCAATCGTCCCGGAGCGAAGTTAACACTTGACTTTGAAGGGACTGCTGTCGGTATCTTTTGTGTGAGTGGTCCGGCTGCCGGGATACTGGAATATAGTGTCGATGGTGCCCCATTCAAAAAGTTAGATACGTTTACAGCCTGGAGTGGCGGACTGTATATCCCTTGGGTGTATATGTTCGATACGGAGTTACCGATGGGAAAACATCGCCTGACTCTTCGGATGTCGAAAGACCATCATCCGCAGAGTAAGGGTACGTCCTGCCAGATCAGGCAGTTTGTGGTAAATGATTCTTGTGAATAG
- a CDS encoding fibronectin type III domain-containing protein codes for MKKIWNWLNVIVFVVLGACSSDDRDNSVFKPEFDNGEIEHNNVGRSEVVLRGRIVIPDGLGSFECGFMYSTASTVPTKDAIRVSATPDTGGLCEVALTNLEPDTKYYYCMYASNGSAIIRSAPIKEFRTLSNSAPELEEPLAIGIGENSLTIECKIKDSGSSKLQQFGIAYKVKGEVGEPTRKATSKFKDGTNDTFEITIEGLSAETTYEIYAYAINTKDEGKSSVIYQATSSQEAARLTTQEISEVGANWVTLMAVIEDPGKGEMIEKGFYLSEKNSPDKETTYKVEEKSDDNIYSYKVSGLVPNTTYSVRAYAKNRVGSEVTKLAFGGRKEFTTQSLKAPVVSEPTYDMDVDKMTLTVSARIMDTGNGTISRAGFYYSTTHQTPDQEDTHLEGKVEGDVFTAVIKELAKNQVYYIRPFAVNDAEQIGFGEVLKVTSVPVSVPALGEITSSTQGKEMKLSSKVTDAGGGTVSERGFYWSTASVSGYPETDIPKMNKVVAEGTDATFSALVKDIKANTVYYVYAYAVNEGGKGYSYYYSFEPTKAVVPVAGKLSYTWDKATPDVLTLSSSVVSAGNVEISEKGFYWGTGWNDDINSMTKVPGTDTENGFTASITIKPNTVYHLRAYVVNSGNMTGYSDTETFGGDQWVINDPVLSQVTTSVVNGIMTLKAKVTNTGYGSLARKGFYYSTTGEPSASSVFLEGTGGDDGFTATIQLEVGVTYRVRAFAQSQFMDNGCFGSVTELTPWMKPTLRNDINFSSTGSSITASTYINNNGTNAVGESGKGTISDQGFCYSTSSQEPVVTTESNAEGGSVTAAAGNEIKTTISGLKLGTTYYIRAYAKNEHGLSYGPVKQYSTKRAPEPGDIDNPSKN; via the coding sequence ATGAAAAAAATATGGAATTGGTTGAATGTGATTGTCTTTGTTGTACTGGGAGCGTGCAGCAGTGATGATCGAGATAATTCGGTGTTTAAGCCCGAGTTTGACAACGGGGAGATAGAGCATAACAATGTAGGGCGTTCGGAGGTCGTTTTAAGGGGGCGTATCGTCATTCCCGATGGATTGGGTTCTTTTGAATGCGGATTTATGTATTCCACTGCTTCCACAGTGCCTACAAAAGATGCGATACGAGTTTCTGCCACTCCTGATACGGGTGGGCTTTGCGAAGTAGCTTTGACCAATCTGGAACCCGATACTAAATATTATTATTGTATGTATGCCAGTAATGGTTCCGCTATTATTCGAAGCGCACCGATTAAGGAGTTCAGAACCTTGTCTAATTCGGCCCCAGAACTGGAAGAGCCTTTGGCTATCGGGATTGGGGAAAATAGCTTGACGATCGAGTGTAAGATAAAGGATTCGGGTAGCTCTAAGCTTCAGCAATTCGGAATTGCTTATAAGGTGAAAGGGGAGGTCGGAGAGCCCACTCGAAAAGCAACCTCTAAATTCAAGGATGGAACCAATGATACTTTTGAGATTACGATTGAAGGTCTGTCGGCTGAAACAACGTATGAGATTTATGCTTATGCCATCAACACTAAGGACGAGGGAAAGAGCAGTGTGATCTACCAAGCGACCAGCTCTCAGGAAGCTGCTCGGCTCACTACACAGGAGATAAGTGAGGTAGGGGCCAATTGGGTAACCTTGATGGCGGTTATCGAAGATCCGGGTAAAGGAGAAATGATTGAAAAAGGGTTCTATCTGAGTGAGAAGAACAGTCCGGATAAAGAGACGACTTATAAAGTCGAAGAGAAATCGGACGACAATATATATAGTTATAAAGTGTCGGGTTTGGTTCCTAATACGACCTACTCGGTGAGGGCTTATGCGAAGAACAGGGTTGGAAGCGAGGTAACCAAACTGGCTTTTGGCGGGCGGAAAGAATTTACAACTCAGTCATTGAAGGCACCGGTTGTGAGTGAGCCGACCTATGATATGGACGTTGATAAGATGACTCTGACTGTTTCCGCCCGCATCATGGATACAGGAAACGGGACGATCAGTCGGGCAGGATTTTATTATAGTACCACCCACCAGACTCCGGATCAGGAGGATACTCATTTGGAGGGAAAGGTAGAAGGAGATGTGTTCACTGCAGTGATAAAAGAGTTAGCGAAGAATCAAGTGTATTATATCCGTCCTTTTGCGGTGAATGATGCTGAGCAAATAGGGTTTGGAGAGGTTTTGAAAGTAACTTCTGTTCCTGTCAGTGTACCTGCTTTGGGTGAGATAACTTCTTCAACCCAAGGAAAAGAGATGAAACTGAGCTCTAAGGTAACTGATGCAGGAGGAGGAACGGTGAGCGAAAGGGGATTTTATTGGAGCACGGCTTCGGTCTCAGGATATCCGGAAACGGACATCCCTAAAATGAATAAAGTAGTGGCGGAAGGTACTGATGCGACTTTCAGCGCCTTGGTAAAAGACATTAAGGCAAACACGGTGTATTACGTGTACGCATATGCGGTTAATGAAGGCGGAAAAGGGTATAGTTATTATTACTCGTTTGAACCGACCAAGGCGGTTGTTCCTGTGGCTGGAAAACTTTCTTACACATGGGACAAAGCTACTCCGGACGTACTCACACTCTCGTCATCCGTAGTTAGTGCCGGCAATGTAGAAATCAGCGAGAAAGGTTTCTATTGGGGAACCGGCTGGAATGATGATATTAACTCTATGACCAAAGTGCCCGGAACAGATACCGAGAATGGCTTCACCGCCAGTATCACCATTAAGCCGAACACGGTCTATCATCTACGTGCTTATGTGGTAAACTCGGGGAATATGACCGGATATAGCGATACGGAGACATTCGGTGGTGATCAGTGGGTGATCAATGATCCGGTCCTTTCGCAAGTGACCACCAGTGTGGTAAATGGGATTATGACGCTGAAAGCGAAGGTGACCAATACTGGGTACGGATCTTTGGCTCGCAAAGGTTTTTATTACAGTACCACCGGCGAGCCTTCCGCAAGTAGTGTTTTCTTAGAGGGAACCGGTGGCGATGACGGGTTTACAGCAACCATCCAATTGGAAGTGGGAGTAACGTATCGTGTGAGAGCATTCGCTCAAAGTCAGTTCATGGACAATGGTTGCTTTGGAAGTGTGACGGAATTAACTCCATGGATGAAACCTACTTTACGGAATGATATTAATTTTAGCAGCACCGGCAGCTCAATTACCGCCAGTACCTATATAAATAATAATGGAACCAATGCGGTGGGAGAGTCCGGCAAAGGAACCATCTCCGATCAGGGATTCTGTTATAGCACTTCCAGCCAAGAGCCTGTGGTAACGACTGAGTCGAACGCGGAAGGAGGTTCTGTTACGGCAGCGGCAGGAAATGAGATAAAAACTACCATTTCGGGGTTGAAGTTAGGTACCACCTATTATATCCGGGCCTATGCAAAGAATGAACATGGGCTAAGTTATGGTCCTGTGAAACAATACTCAACGAAAAGAGCGCCGGAGCCGGGTGACATTGACAATCCAAGTAAAAATTAG